From a region of the Zingiber officinale cultivar Zhangliang chromosome 4B, Zo_v1.1, whole genome shotgun sequence genome:
- the LOC121974976 gene encoding uncharacterized protein LOC121974976, translating into MNPKTNAPIQRGQKLNHVHQEGINWVLIAGSALLSALTIKLGFKVRQAFETRRQNLANQEDTRSISKKSMGACKVHRNLHNLNHVEEVCNFCLSDVTKHPNSLVKNASDVSLPLVEIPSEEPNKGSGSMLWISSPDCLEMPRKQLHHSNSSDSPCVSESGSDAYSKREVIQKLRQQIKRRDEMIMEMQAQITELQNSLNIQFSQSAHMQAQLDCTSRDLFTSEREIQQLRKVIANHCLSESVSSEKPVDAKNGHQEMANGFTNGYADSIDDIEVNCVRVVKSNIERERIEMLKKQVQELKEVIDGKDFLLQRYKEQKVELCSKIKELQQKLAAQVPNIL; encoded by the exons ATGAACCCAAAAACTAATGCACCGATACAGAGAGGTCAGAAGTTAAATCATGTGCATCAGGAAGGGATAAACTGGGTTCTTATTGCAGGCAGCGCATTGCTGAGCGCACTAACAATAAAGCTTGGATTTAAGGTAAGGCAAGCCTTTGAAACAAGGAGACAAAATCTTGCAAATCAAG AAGATACTAGATCTATATCCAAAAAAAGTATGGGAGCTTGCAAGGTGCACAGAAATCTACATAACTTAAATCATGTTGAGGAAGTTTGTAATTTCTGTCTCTCAG ATGTTACCAAGCATCCTAATAGCTTAGTAAAGAATGCTTCAGATGTCTCTCTTCCATTAGTTGAAATCCCGTCTGAAGAACCAAATAAAGGTAGCGGAAGTATGTTGTGGATATCATCTCCTGATTGTCTTGAGATGCCTAGGAAGCAGTTGCACCACTCGAACAGCTCAGATTCCCCTTGTGTCTCTGAATCTGGATCTGATGCCTATAGCAAAAGGGAGGTGATACAAAAACTGCGGCAGCAAATTAAGAGACGGGATGAGATGATAATGGAAATGCAGGCCCAAATAACAGAACTTCAGAATTCTCTCAATATTCAATTCTCCCAATCAGCACATATGCAGGCTCAACTAGATTGTACCAGTAGGGATTTGTTCACTTCTGAAAGAGAGATCCAGCAATTGAGAAAGGTCATTGCTAATCATTGTCTGTCAGAGTCTGTCTCCTCTGAGAAACCAGTAGACGCAAAAAATGGCCATCAAGAAATGGCCAATGGGTTCACAAATGGGTACGCTGATAGCATTGATGATATAGAAGTGAACTGTGTCAGAGTAGTGAAAAGTAACATCGAAAGAGAGAGGATAGAGATGTTGAAGAAGCAAGTGCAAGAGCTCAAGGAAGTCATAGACGGGAAGGATTTCTTGCTCCAGAGATACAAGGAGCAGAAGGTCGAGCTATGCTCGAAGATAAAGGAGTTGCAGCAAAAACTTGCTGCACAGGTACCAAATATTTTGTAG